The Salvelinus namaycush isolate Seneca chromosome 1, SaNama_1.0, whole genome shotgun sequence genome has a window encoding:
- the LOC120057091 gene encoding uncharacterized protein LOC120057091 translates to MNIVPGQIQFQFQLPTVPVVPRKTDPIIKCIIDKKLAKLKKLIRGGKDLNRLYPCAEWNDDVTPLIAAVAFTNDNICTFLLKEGANPNIQSTNGCVPLHYATMSKAPVSLVSRLIAAKADPEGTHIQIFTPLQLAANNDREDIVKELMMSGACAERNLKAYPATDQKIASMIQKFSSESENFVKLKIFYDFSCEIGLKSVEDVFNEYGKHMLVVNPVNHLTLYDLSFNAIGPNADQYRQASIKWLRESQKMDLYIEEATNRLPKMPKHLQDMVVNCLTAVFNIMKEISLELSLVVIPTLLKYLIVESKITPQGLNRNISVVRLLYVITQKAQNHKHGWTLPFVEELCKGIISFTDQAYLSNPQTSNLGVLTFGLLADLYTFDCVPAIITSRGIISVPEKILVTAEMQMDEDLKEKLRKLDMSLQSPVPPMDATEQLQGMNLSKKKKKKKKKTIQEELSVEKSTPDMTEKPDLDTSSIPVEESGVQGENSSVKPFPSTTDELKPRKWHKVSERWRPQLEELSNIDPAKVYRLGNLNLVVHPDFQIAKGSDGTEVFLGLKDDGTEVAVKRMLKSNYQDLKREEGFLRLPQLDSPCIVRYVDFAEDEHFGYLVLQLCEYTLDEYIKDHLPEDKTSVLKKIVHDVLCSLSVLHSLNTKILHRDIKPQNVLIDVTGRARLADFGISRQLKMGQTTLHTISAGTKCWKARETLDEDSGIGYKRSTDIQVAGMLMYYIISGGHHPFGKGIHCEFNIFQGKYTLEDVEDDVAKDLIEWMINEDPEKRPTVEDTLAHPYFWPEERRVEYLRKIGNEKEAENCRKADPRLLHALDQCAEGRSFTNWKSKMPPELMDKLDGKKKAYPDNTLGLLRFIRNLHEHYTEDADSVDTMTMFPDLFGCVYKFAKKMEWNSRSSLKKMFHREDVR, encoded by the exons ATGAATATCGTCCCAGGTCAAATCCAGTTCCAATTCCAATTACCAACGGTGCCTGTGGTTCCAAGGAAAACGGATCCAATTATAAAATGCATTATTGACAAAAAGTTGGCGAAACTAAAGAAATTGATTAGAGGCGGCAAGGACTTGAATAGACTCTACCCTTGTGCTGAGTGGAATGATGATGTTACCCCTTTAATTGCTGCTGTTGCATTTACAAATGACAATATTTGTACATTTCTTCTGAAAGAAGGTGCTAACCCCAACATCCAATCAACAAATGGTTGTGTTCCTTTGCATTATGCCACAATGTCAAAAGCTCCCGTCAGTTTAGTGAGTAGATTAATCGCAGCAAAAGCAGATCCAGAAGGGACACACATCCAGATCTTTACTCCACTTCAATTGGCGGCAAACAATGACAGAGAAGACATTGTGAAAGAGTTGATGATGTCTGGAGCATGTGCTGAAAGAAATCTCAAAGCATATCCCGCTACTGACCAAAAGATAGCAAGCATGATTCAGAAATTCTCTTCAGAGAGTGAGAATTTTGTCAAATTGAAGATTTTTTATGATTTTTCTTGTGAAATAGGACTCAAATCAGTGGAGGATGTTTTCAATGAATATGGCAAACACATGCTGGTGGTGAACCCTGTGAATCATCTTACACTATATGACTTGTCCTTTAACGCCATTGGACCAAATGCAGATCAGTATCGTCAAGCATCCATAAAGTGGCTGAGAGAATCTCAGAAAATGGATCTCTACATTGAAGAGGCAACCAATCGTTTGCCTAAAATGCCCAAACACTTACAAGATATGGTAGTGAATTGCTTGACAGCTGTTTTTAACATTATGAAAGAAATATCTCTTGAACTATCACTGGTAGTAATACCCACTCTTCTGAAATACCTCATAGTTGAATCCAAAATTACCCCTCAAGGACTAAATCGCAACATTTCAGTTGTCAGACTACTGTATGTGATTACCCAGAAAGCTCAAAATCACAAACATGGCTGGACCCTCCCTTTTGTTGAGGAGTTATGTAAGGGGATCATCTCATTCACTGATCAAGCATATCTCTCCAATCCTCAGACCTCAAACTTAGGTGTTTTAACTTTTGGTCTGCTTGCAGATCTGTACACCTTCGATTGTGTACCTGCGATTATCACATCACGAGGGATAATCTCTGTGCCGGAGAAAATACTTGTTACTGCCGAAATGCAGATGGATGAAGATCTGAAAGAAAAGCTAAGGAAATTAGATATGTCCCTACAAAGTCCAGTCCCACCAATGGATGCAACTGAACAATTGCAGGGAATGAATCtatcaaagaagaagaagaagaagaagaagaagacaatTCAGGAAGAGTTGTCGGTAGAGAAAAGTACACCTGACATGACTGAGAAGCCAGATCTTGATACTTCATCAATTCCAGTTGAAGAATCCGGTGTACAAGGTGAAAATTCCAGTGTTAAACCATTTCCCTCCACCACCGATGAATTGAAACCCCGGAAATGGCACAAAGTTAGTGAGCGGTGGAGGCCTCAGTTGGAGGAACTCAGCAACATAGACCCAGCCAAGGTTTACAGATTGGGGAATCTCAATCTTGTAGTCCATCCGGATTTCCAAATAGCCAAAGGAAGTGATGGAACCGAAGTCTTTCTGGGCTTGAAGGATGATGGTACTGAGGTAGCTGTGAAGAGAATGCTCAAGTCAAACTACCAAGAtctgaagagagaagaggggttTTTACGACTACCTCAGCTGGATAGTCCCTGCATTGTGAGATATGTGGACTTTGCAGAGGACGAGCACTTTGGTTACCTTGTTCTTCAGCTCTGTGAATACACCCTTGATGAATACATCAAAGACCACCTACCAGAGGACAAAACCTCTGTCCTGAAGAAAATAGTGCACGATGTGCTCTGCAGTCTAAGCGTTCTGCATAGTCTAAACACAAAAATTCTGCACCGGGATATCAAACCCCAGAATGTTTTAATAG ATGTTACAGGCAGAGCGAGATTAGCCGATTTCGGTATAAGTCGACAATTGAAGATGGGACAAACAACTCTACACACAATCAGTGCAGGAACAAAATGTTGGAAGGCCAGAGAAACTTTAGATGAAGACAGTGGGATCGGATATAAGAGGAGCACAGATATTCAG GTGGCTGGGATGTTAATGTATTACATCATCTCTGGTGGACATCATCCATTTGGCAAAGGCATCCATTGtgaatttaacatttttcaaGGGAAATACACACTGGAAGATGTTGAGGATGACGTGGCCAAGGACCTCATTGAGTGGATGATCAATGAAGACCCAGAGAAGAGACCTACAGTGGAGGACACACTGGCCCACCCATACTTCTGGCCAGAGGAGAG GAGAGTGGAGTACTTACGAAAAATTGGTAACGAGAAGGAAGCAGAGAACTGTCGCAAAGCAGACCCAAGACTCCTTCATGCTTTGGACCAGTGTGCTGAGGGGAGGTCCTTCACAAATTGGAAGTCCAAA ATGCCGCCTGAGTTGATGGACAAGTTGGATGGTAAAAAGAAGG